One Agrobacterium vaccinii DNA window includes the following coding sequences:
- the leuD gene encoding 3-isopropylmalate dehydratase small subunit — MDKFTKLTGVAAPMPVVNIDTDMIIPKDYLKTIKRTGLGTGLFAESRYLDDGSLNPDFVLNKPAYQNAQILVAGDNFGCGSSREHAPWALLDFGIRCIISTSFADIFYNNCFKNGVLPIIVSPENLEKLMDDASRGSNAVLSIDLETQEISGPDGGTISFEIDAFKRHCMLNGLDDIGLTLEHAGAIEGFEKTNASARPWA, encoded by the coding sequence ATGGATAAGTTCACCAAGCTGACGGGTGTCGCCGCCCCTATGCCGGTCGTCAATATCGACACCGACATGATCATTCCCAAGGATTATCTCAAAACCATCAAGCGCACCGGCCTTGGCACCGGCCTGTTTGCGGAATCGCGCTATCTGGATGACGGCTCTCTGAACCCGGACTTCGTGCTGAACAAACCAGCCTACCAGAACGCACAAATTCTGGTCGCGGGCGATAATTTCGGCTGCGGTTCGTCCCGCGAACATGCACCATGGGCGCTGCTGGATTTCGGCATTCGCTGCATCATCTCCACCAGCTTCGCCGATATTTTCTACAACAACTGTTTCAAGAACGGCGTTCTCCCGATCATCGTCAGCCCCGAAAATCTGGAAAAGCTGATGGACGATGCCTCGCGCGGGTCCAACGCTGTTTTGAGCATCGATCTGGAGACGCAGGAAATCAGCGGCCCTGACGGTGGCACTATCAGCTTCGAGATCGACGCTTTCAAGCGTCACTGCATGCTGAACGGGCTCGATGACATCGGCCTGACACTGGAGCATGCCGGTGCCATCGAAGGGTTCGAAAAAACCAACGCCTCTGCCCGCCCCTGGGCTTGA
- the leuB gene encoding 3-isopropylmalate dehydrogenase has product MTVRTLFLLPGDGIGPEAMAEVRKLIDYLNSEKAAGFKTDEGLVGGSAYDAHGVAISDADMEKALAADAILFGAVGGPKWDSVPYEVRPESGLLRLRKDLELFANLRPAICYPALAAASSLKQELVEGLDILIVRELTGGVYFGEPKQIIDLGNGQKRGIDTQIYDTFEIERIASVAFELARTRGNRVCSMEKRNVMKSGVLWNQVVTETHAAKYKDVQLEHMLADAGGMQLVRKPKQFDVIVTDNLFGDMLSDVAAMLTGSLGMLPSASLGAPDAKTGKRKAMYEPVHGSAPDIAGKGIANPIAMIASFAMCLRYSFNMVDEATKLETAIANVLDKGIRTADIVSDGSRQVSTSEMGDAVLEEFKALSA; this is encoded by the coding sequence ATGACAGTGCGCACGCTTTTCCTGCTGCCCGGTGACGGCATCGGCCCTGAGGCCATGGCGGAAGTCCGCAAGCTGATCGATTATCTCAATAGCGAGAAGGCTGCTGGCTTCAAGACGGATGAAGGCCTCGTCGGCGGCAGCGCCTATGATGCGCACGGCGTAGCGATTTCCGATGCGGATATGGAAAAGGCGCTCGCCGCAGACGCCATTCTGTTTGGAGCCGTCGGGGGTCCCAAGTGGGATAGCGTTCCTTACGAGGTGCGGCCCGAATCCGGTCTGTTGCGCCTGCGCAAGGATCTGGAGCTGTTTGCCAATCTGCGTCCGGCCATCTGCTACCCGGCACTGGCTGCCGCATCCTCGCTGAAGCAGGAACTGGTCGAAGGCCTCGATATCCTCATCGTTCGCGAATTGACGGGTGGCGTTTATTTCGGTGAGCCGAAGCAGATCATCGACCTTGGCAACGGCCAGAAGCGCGGCATCGATACCCAGATTTACGATACGTTCGAAATCGAGCGCATCGCCAGCGTCGCCTTCGAGCTTGCCCGCACCCGTGGCAATCGCGTCTGCTCCATGGAAAAGCGCAACGTCATGAAGTCGGGCGTGTTGTGGAACCAGGTCGTGACCGAAACCCATGCGGCGAAGTACAAGGACGTGCAGCTGGAGCATATGCTGGCTGATGCCGGTGGCATGCAGCTGGTGCGCAAGCCCAAGCAGTTCGACGTGATCGTCACTGACAACCTGTTCGGCGATATGCTGTCCGACGTGGCCGCGATGCTGACGGGTTCTCTCGGCATGCTGCCATCCGCTTCGCTGGGCGCACCGGATGCCAAGACGGGCAAGCGCAAGGCGATGTACGAGCCTGTGCATGGCTCGGCCCCTGACATTGCTGGCAAGGGTATTGCCAACCCGATCGCCATGATCGCGTCCTTTGCCATGTGCCTGCGCTATTCCTTCAACATGGTGGATGAAGCCACCAAGCTGGAAACGGCCATCGCCAACGTGCTGGACAAGGGCATCCGCACCGCAGACATTGTCTCGGACGGCAGCCGTCAGGTCAGCACGTCTGAAATGGGCGACGCAGTTCTGGAAGAGTTCAAGGCGCTGTCGGCTTGA
- a CDS encoding cytochrome-c peroxidase, with protein sequence MIRHLICVISACVFAFVPAGLGTGTLAHGGEDYATLEKLGAALFDDPNLSMNRTMSCSTCHMPGAGFTDGRDTGGPIGHDVSLGDDGTSLGDRNTPSAAYASFSPPFGKNALGEYVGGQFWDGRASSLEDQAAGPPLNPIEMGMPDKTTIAKRLQENPDYAAAFGTQFGGDVFKTDDAAFAAMTKALAAFERTDTFSTFDSKYDRFLRGEEKLTDQEELGRVLMSSTQFTNCNTCHELKGPNGLSNGLFTNHKYFNIGVPANKAARAANGSKPDAVDLGLAQNPAVAGDPAQRGKFKVPTLRNVAVTGPYMHNGVFKDLRTVVLFYVKYKSKKPSRQINPETGQAWDAPEVPENIAMTELTAAPALDDKRVDAIVAFLKTLTDKRYEHLLPIGNAGQDATPPAQNVSIKPTAP encoded by the coding sequence ATGATCAGACATCTCATCTGCGTTATCTCTGCATGTGTGTTCGCCTTCGTGCCCGCTGGGCTTGGCACGGGAACGCTTGCCCATGGCGGCGAGGATTATGCCACGCTGGAAAAGCTCGGCGCTGCCCTGTTCGATGATCCCAATCTCTCCATGAACCGCACCATGTCCTGCTCCACCTGTCACATGCCGGGGGCGGGCTTTACCGATGGACGTGATACTGGTGGCCCGATTGGGCACGATGTCTCGCTGGGAGATGACGGCACGTCGCTGGGTGATCGAAACACGCCCAGCGCCGCCTATGCTAGCTTTTCACCGCCGTTCGGCAAGAACGCGCTGGGCGAATATGTCGGCGGGCAGTTCTGGGATGGCCGCGCATCGTCTCTGGAAGATCAGGCCGCTGGCCCGCCTTTGAACCCCATCGAAATGGGCATGCCGGACAAAACGACCATCGCCAAGCGGCTGCAGGAAAACCCGGATTACGCTGCCGCCTTCGGCACCCAGTTCGGCGGCGATGTGTTCAAGACTGATGACGCCGCCTTCGCCGCTATGACGAAGGCGCTTGCCGCTTTCGAGCGGACGGACACCTTCTCGACATTCGATTCCAAATATGACCGCTTCCTGCGGGGCGAAGAGAAGCTGACCGATCAGGAAGAGCTGGGCCGGGTGCTGATGTCCTCGACACAGTTTACCAACTGCAACACCTGTCATGAACTCAAAGGCCCGAACGGCCTGTCCAACGGGCTTTTCACCAACCACAAATATTTCAACATCGGCGTTCCCGCCAACAAGGCAGCCCGGGCGGCGAATGGATCGAAGCCGGATGCCGTCGATCTCGGTTTGGCGCAGAACCCCGCTGTTGCAGGCGATCCCGCACAGCGCGGCAAGTTCAAGGTCCCGACCCTGCGCAACGTCGCGGTGACCGGTCCCTACATGCACAATGGCGTGTTCAAGGATTTGCGCACGGTCGTGCTGTTTTACGTAAAATACAAAAGCAAGAAGCCCAGCCGTCAGATCAACCCGGAAACGGGTCAGGCATGGGATGCACCCGAGGTGCCTGAGAATATCGCCATGACGGAGCTGACGGCAGCGCCTGCACTGGATGACAAGCGGGTGGATGCCATTGTCGCGTTTTTGAAAACGCTGACCGACAAGCGATATGAGCATCTCTTGCCGATAGGCAATGCCGGGCAGGACGCAACGCCCCCTGCCCAGAATGTTTCGATCAAGCCGACAGCGCCTTGA
- a CDS encoding GNAT family N-acetyltransferase, whose amino-acid sequence MKTLSIDIRRAEPDDARAISDTHRSSWQQAYAGLIPHKPLRQMLDRRNETWWRKATRGSATMLVVEISGVIAGYATMGLSRARGLPYDGEIYEIYLLPEYQGMGLGSVLFTEARRLLKSLGCKGTVVWCLEDSDVASRFFRSHGGEDVAEGMEDFAGTQLRKLGFVWH is encoded by the coding sequence ATGAAAACGTTATCCATAGATATTCGCCGAGCAGAGCCGGACGATGCGCGCGCCATTTCGGACACGCACAGATCGTCCTGGCAGCAGGCCTATGCGGGTCTTATTCCCCATAAGCCGCTTCGGCAGATGCTGGATCGACGCAATGAAACGTGGTGGCGCAAGGCCACCCGAGGCTCTGCAACCATGCTGGTGGTGGAAATTTCCGGTGTGATTGCAGGCTACGCAACGATGGGCCTCAGCCGCGCACGTGGACTGCCCTATGATGGTGAAATCTACGAGATTTACCTGCTTCCCGAATATCAGGGCATGGGGCTCGGCTCCGTGCTGTTTACCGAGGCACGTCGTCTTCTGAAATCTCTGGGATGCAAGGGCACAGTGGTCTGGTGCCTTGAGGACAGTGACGTTGCCAGCCGCTTTTTCCGCTCCCATGGCGGTGAAGACGTGGCGGAAGGCATGGAAGACTTCGCGGGCACGCAATTGCGCAAGCTGGGCTTTGTCTGGCACTGA